A window from Podospora bellae-mahoneyi strain CBS 112042 chromosome 1 map unlocalized CBS112042p_1, whole genome shotgun sequence encodes these proteins:
- a CDS encoding uncharacterized protein (COG:Q; EggNog:ENOG503NZZS) → MSRLPLSRASGRAGDKVRSVTMAATSLRDFSRQVKAITKKNLVLLVTRHWISTLLQSIVAPIVVLALVLNIRNFAKSRERLGVGHARPIRALVEAIPASQQLILVRPDFLGSDVDTVIGRLAALLPNDKTIRFNSANEARGHCTPNFRGVSNCYATIVFKDSPLTVGVSNNQTWDYTVIVDPIRQYGMTLDSSVYDDDSAIQIYHLPVQLAVDNAITDSNERPREWAYSRTSQQYLNDNLDAWYSRLVIGTYAVVFFLSTLVPVYHTVSFVSGDRASGTAELIDAMGGGPAGRVTGTILALSVVQFPTWLISGCLYQNLLFPETNAAVPIFWQLFNGLAFLNAAIFGASFFTKRIISSIFVVICFCCLGGGAAIMLNRVAETPQVLPLSLLFPQMNYIFSLSHMAKW, encoded by the exons ATGTCCAGACTACCCTTGAGCCGGGCATCTGGGAGAGCCGGTGATAAGGTTAGATCGGTGACAATGGCAGCAACATCTCTTCGGGACTTTTCCCGACAGGTGaaagccatcaccaagaagaacCTCGTTCTCCTAGTCACACGGCACTGGATATCGACTCTTCTTCAATCCATTGTGGCTCCTATCGTCGTTCTCGCCCTCGTACTCAACATCCGAAACTTTGCCAAAAGCAGGGAACGCCTCGGGGTCGGCCATGCTCGTCCTATTCGTGCCCTCGTCGAAGCTATACCCGCTTCACAACAATTGATTCTTGTCAGACCTGATTTTCTCGGCTCTGATGTCGACACGGTCATCGGCAGACTCGCCGCCTTGCTACCCAACGACAAGACCATTCGCTTTAACTCGGCTAATGAAGCCAGAGGCCACTGCACACCCAACTTTCGAGGAGTGTCCAACTGCTACGCAACTATCGTCTTCAAAGATTCACCGCTGACAGTGGGCGTTTCCAACAACCAAACATGGGACTACACAGTCATCGTCGACCCCATACGCCAATACGGTATGACTCTCGACAGCAGCGTGTATGACGATGATAGTGCCATCCAAATATACCATCTACCTGTCCAGCTTGCTGTCGACAATGCTATTACCGATAGCAATGAGAGACCGAGGGAGTGGGCATACAGCCGGACGTCCCAGCAGTACCTCAACGACAACCTTGACGCTTGGTATTCCAGATTGGTCATCGGGACCTACGCCgttgtcttcttcctcagcacACTTGTCCCTGTTTACCATACTGTGAGCTTCGTGTCGGGCGATAGGGCGAGTGGCACGGCAGAGTTGATCGATGCCATGGGAGGAGGTCCGGCTGGCCGTGTCACCGGTACCATACTTGCACTGAGTGTGGTGCAGTTTCCGACATGGCTTATCTCTGGGTGTC TTTATCAAAATCTACTCTTTCCCGAAACCAACGCAGCAGTTCCCATCTTCTGGCAGCTTTTCAATGGTCTGGCCTTCCTCAACGCTGCCATTTTTGGTGCCTCTTTTTTCACGAAGCGCATCATCTCTAGCATATTCGTCGTCATCTGTTTCTGCTGCCTCGGAGGCGGTGCCGCCATCATGTTGAATCGGGTCGCCGAAACGCCACAGGTGCTTCCTCTGTCGCTGTTGTTCCCTCAGATGAACTACATCTTTTCCCTGTCACAT ATGGCCAA GTGGTAA
- a CDS encoding uncharacterized protein (EggNog:ENOG503P2S4), with translation MEPVPETERMEEFRPTSLPSSRASSSASATPSMLTPVGPPEFDYLRKPPTIRRSTDPSPSSSPISPTWTPGSLLTYRPRASSPLSSNHVRSRSAASLAPPPMVRTQSMPGINGGGHFSLSPQFRPSSPAGSPSRIRIPRKPVDEAFPTSPTRISVHDPERKLAERNSSPNLALSLTSSATIPKLRRPASPLRQMAVPGVGSFPVNGPLTPSAVATSPSYRAYDAFSSTSTFSTYPSSSVPSTPTSLRSRSPSISSLETIPDSPDAEEAALEAERIAQLKAAAEAAEGGEEEKGRNSLDGPSRGRTLSGFSSRDKRKRWSVCGAERRQDLDLETIWED, from the coding sequence ATGGAACCCGTTCCTGAGACAGAGCGAATGGAGGAGTTTCGGCCCACGTCTCTCCCCTCATCAAGAGCGTCGTCTTCTGCTTCGGCGACTCCATCTATGTTGACGCCAGTCGGCCCTCCGGAATTCGACTACCTGCGGAAGCCTCCCACGATCCGCCGATCGACCGATCCCTCACCTTCGTCCTCACCAATTTCTCCAACATGGACACCTGGGTCTTTGCTCACATACCGTCCTCGTGCATCCTCGCCGCTGTCTAGCAACCACGTGCGATCCAGGTCGGCCGCAAGCCTGGCCCCGCCGCCCATGGTGCGCACACAGTCGATGCCAGGAATCAATGGCGGTGGTCACTTTTCATTGTCGCCTCAGTTTCGTCCTTCGAGCCCTGCAGGATCTCCCAGCCGCATTAGGATCCCCCGAAAGCCGGTTGACGAAGCCTTTCCCACATCGCCAACCCGGATTTCGGTTCACGACCCTGAGCGGAAGCTTGCGGAGAGGAACAGTTCGCCCAACCTGGCTCTGAGCTTAACATCTTCAGCCACTATTCCCAAGTTACGGCGGCCAGCCTCTCCCCTTCGCCAAATGGCTGTTCCCGGCGTGGGCTCGTTTCCGGTCAATGGCCCTCTTACTCCATCTGCAGTTGCCACATCGCCGTCTTACCGCGCGTATGATGCGTTTTCTAGCACCTCCACCTTTTCGACatatccatcatcatctgtCCCGTCTACCCCAACTTCACTTCGATCCAGAAGCCCCAGTATTTCCAGTCTTGAAACCATCCCAGACTCACCAGATGCAGAGGAGGCAGCTTTGGAGGCTGAGAGGATAGCGCAGCTCAAGGCAGCAGCGGAGGCAGctgaaggcggcgaggaagagaagggaaggaaCAGTCTTGATGGCCCATCTCGTGGTAGGACCCTGAGTGGTTTCAGCTCCCGGGACAAGCGGAAGCGGTGGAGTGTATGTGGCGCCGAGAGACGACAGGACTTGGATTTGGAGACGATTTGGGAGGATTGA
- the OP-2 gene encoding Rhodopsin-like protein (EggNog:ENOG503P4EB), producing the protein MCLIFTCGEHTFRKEVEGYEGIVCRCHNCGNYSASVIKSHPWFTFCFVPVIPLSMKGYEDVSCRVCNYSQPLSHRQDVQQMRGGGGQGIPMQPPPPGQGNQGWGHGPPPPNGQMQYK; encoded by the exons ATGTGTTTGATATTCACGTGTGGCGAACACACGTTCCGCAAGGAAGTCGAAGGGTACGAAGGCATCGTCTGCCGCTGCCACAACTGCGGCAACTACTCGGCCTCTGTCATCAAGTCGCATCCCTGGTTTACCTTTTGCTTTGTG CCCGTCATCCCTCTTTCCATGAAGGGCTACGAAGATGTCAGCTGCCGGGTGTGCAACTATTCGCAGCCGCTTTCGCACCGGCAGGATGTTCAGCAGAtgcgcgggggaggggggcaggGGATACCGATgcagcctccgcctcccgGGCAGGGGAATCAAGGATGGGGACATGGGCCACCGCCGCCTAATGGGCAGATGCAGTATAAGTAA
- the RPP1 gene encoding RNA-binding RNA processing protein rpp1 (EggNog:ENOG503NZSQ; COG:J; BUSCO:EOG09264THP), producing the protein MLYDLNIAWSPGLSPSDLQNTLRLSKTLGYDVVALNNTITGSQIPYSPSPITNPIPILNPQQPAGGGGAPSSITTPSTTASSSLPSSSLPTILRRATLEITDPATTNYRLPDFTRAYDLLALRPTSDRSFTWACNNTTDPPALISLDLTRPLGYHIHPRTAMAAVHRGSRFEVCYSQAVQLSSLNPESARARSIFIGNVQSLVRATKGRGIVISSEAKSALGLRGPADVVNLMAVWGLGPERGFEGLGMGARAVVVNEGVRRRGFRGVVDIVSVAEGGPERAKGEEEETNGKQGKKGQKQKGQQQQQQQQQQQGQGQKRKNNDKVGGGGIGGGGGGGGQQKNNKKMRKEGMA; encoded by the coding sequence ATGCTCTACGACCTCAACATCGCCTGGTCCCCAggcctctccccctccgacctccaaaacaccctccgcctctccaaaaccctcGGCTACGACGTAGTagccctcaacaacaccatcaccggcTCCCAAATCCCATACTCGCCCAGCCCAATaaccaaccccatccccatcctcaacccacaacaaccagccggtggtggcggtgctccctcctcaataacaaccccctcaacaacagcctcctcctccctcccctcctcctccctccccaccatcctccgccgcGCAACCCTCGAGATCACCGACCCAGCCACAACCAACTACCGCCTCCCCGACTTCACCCGCGCCTacgacctcctcgccctccgccCAACATCCGACAGGTCCTTCACCTGGGCctgcaacaacaccaccgacccGCCCGCCCTCATCTCCCTTGATCTGACACGTCCGTTGGGGtaccacatccacccccgCACCGCCATGGCGGCCGTCCACCGAGGGAGCAGATTCGAAGTCTGCTACAGCCAGGCTGTCCAGCTCTCGTCTTTGAACCCAGAGTCGGCACGGGCGAGGAGCATCTTTATCGGGAACGTGCAGAGTCTGGTCCGGGCgacgaaggggagggggatagtGATTTCTAGCGAGGCGAAATCGGCTTTGGGCCTGAGAGGGCCGGCGGATGTGGTGAATTTGATGgctgtttgggggttggggccggagagggggtttgaggggttggggatgggggcgagggcggtggtggtgaatgagggggtgaggaggagggggtttaggggggtggtggatattGTGAGTGTTGCGGAGGGGGGACCGGAGAGggcgaagggggaggaggaggagacaaaTGGGAagcaggggaagaaggggcagaagcagaaggggcagcagcagcagcagcagcagcagcagcagcagggacaggggcagaagaggaagaataATGAtaaggttggtggtggtgggattgggggtggtggtggtggtggtgggcagcaGAAGAATAAcaagaagatgaggaaggaggggatggcATGA
- a CDS encoding uncharacterized protein (EggNog:ENOG503PRAY): MRPHVSSLALFLGTLSLAQAAVYERDGARLARRQNAPSSAPNLADGFMSIYDRIVARQEQVTVTETERQTITVGGDGAAGAVGNATETVTITETVGADGAAAVTVTAPPVTVTVCNGQVQEGGEAAQPSEGDVPPPAEGVEATATAPDGAVGAIETGADPVATPTPATGGLASGGVGVVVVQVPTEAIVTSAVETAPPAVPTEEAPPAADPAVTDPAAADPAVTEAPAAGSDAPDTLLPLPTEDANPPAEGNPELLPPPGLSTEEPAAAEPTVDPVPGVVLSESTTTTAAEAGAEPTLAPLPGLDPNAGDAASSLAPLPGLESSTAEALPVETPTSTEGAAPAETTPAEESAPAEETAAPTTPPPPAAASSLDSTLSLANPTPTVPLIPEGAFGGVASLIPIASAEAPPPPAATTPAVANGAVEGVNNGGAAVPVVDIDLEGVKLESQLNLGGLVQATAAAAVAI, encoded by the exons ATGAGGCCTCATGTGTCTTCGTTAGCACTTTTCCTGGGCACCCTCTCGCTCGCCCAG GCAGCTGTTTATGAGCGAGATGGGGCAAGACTGGCGCGTCGTCAGAATGCCCCTTCGTCAGCACCAAACTTGGCGGATGGATTCATGAGCATCTACGACCGCATCGTTGCGAGGCAGGAGCAGGTGACGGTGACCGAGACGGAACGGCAGACTATTACTGTTGGGGGTGACGGCGCGGCGGGTGCGGTTGGGAACGCGACTGAGACGGTGACCATCACAGAGACTGTTGGAGCGGATGGTGCTGCGGCTGTTACCGTCACGGCGCCGCCGGTAACGGTTACGGTCTGTAATGGGCAGGTtcaggaagggggagaagctgCTCAACCGAGCGAGGGAGATGTTCCGCCTCCCGCTGAGGGCGTCGAGGCCACGGCTACTGCTCCGGATGGAGCCGTTGGAGCTATCGAAACCGGAGCCGACCCGGTTGCTACGCCTACGCCCGCCACCGGTGGTCTTGCCtcgggtggtgttggtgtcgttgttgtGCAGGTTCCTACCGAAGCCATTGTCACCAGCGCGGTTGAAACCGCCCCTCCTGCGGTTCCAACCGAGGAGGCACCACCCGCTGCTGACCCAGCCGTGACCGACCCTGCCGCTGCCGATCCCGCCGTCACCGAAGCCCCCGCCGCCGGTAGTGACGCACCCGAcacccttctccctctcccgacCGAAGacgccaaccccccagccGAAGGCAACCCCGagctcctccctcctcccggccTCTCCACCGAAgaacccgccgccgccgagccCACCGTCGATCCCGTGCCCGGCGTTGTCCTTTCAgagagcaccaccaccaccgccgccgaagcAGGCGCTGagcccaccctcgccccTCTCCCCGGCCTAGACCCCAACGCAGGCGACGCCGCCTCCTCTCTTGCGCCTCTCCCGGGTTTGGAATCCTCTACCGCTGAAGCCCTCCCAGTCGAAACCCCCACTTCCACCGAGGGCGCCGCTCCAGCAGAGACTACACCTGCTGAGGAGTCCGCCCCAGCAGAGGAAACCGCTGCTC caacaaccccaccccctccagcagccGCCTCATCCCTGGACTCAACCCTCAGCCTCGcaaaccccacccccaccgtTCCCTTGATCCCAGAAGGGGCCTTTGGCGGTGTCGCAAGCCTCATCCCCATCGCCTCGGCCGAGGCCCCGCCCCCACCGGCAGCCACCACACCAGCCGTTGCGAACGGTGCGGTAGAGGGCGTGAATaatggtggtgctgctgtgccggtggtggatatCGACCTGGAGGGTGTGAAGCTGGAGAGCCAGTTGAACTTGGGGGGATTGGTGCaggctactgctgctgctgctgttgccatTTAA